The sequence below is a genomic window from Providencia rettgeri.
TTAGCCATAATAAATTTCTATTGAAAAAGGTATGTACCTCGATTTGGAATATAGCCATATCAGAATGAACCGTTTTATAAGGCTAAATAAAATTACGGGGCATTTAATATTATCATTTAACGACTAGTGGTTAATCATATTCAATTAATGTGTGTAATTTAAACTTATTTTAAAAATGATATTTTTATATTTATGATATTAAATAGAAGAGGGCTGCAATGGTAGCTATTGAAATTTTACTAGTTGGCTCAGGTGGCGGTATTGGTTCACTACTTCGTTGGTGGATTGGTCGCCTAGTGGGAGAACGTTATCATGGGATGTTTCCATTATCCACATTCATTATTAATATTTCTGGCGCATTTTTTATTGGTTTTTTAAGCCGTTATTTTGCGATCGACTGGGATGACCGTTATGGGACATTTCTTCAATCAGCTATTTTAACTGGGCTACTCGGTGGCTATACGACATTCAGTAGTATGCAACTTGATGCTTTAAAATTGACTCAAACTAAACAAAAATTACTCGCACTATTTTACTTATTACTTTCGGTTTTATTTGGGTTAGCTGCGGCATTTATTGGTGCTTGGTTAGCAAACTAACAGGGGCTAAAAATGAATATTATGATCTTAGTTTTCATTGGTGGTGCAATTGGCGCAATTTCCAGAGAACTACTGATGGTGTCTGTTCCTACCATGAACAATCATTTCCCCCTTGATATATTTGTAGCAAATATTGTTGCATCCTTATTATTGGGCGTTGTTGCAGGCTTACTTATGAGAAATAAAATAAGCCAAGGGATGAATGCCTTTTTGGCTACGGGGATCATGGGAGGATTATCGACATTTTCCAGCTTCGTTTACGGTGTAGTAGAAATAATGAAGTCTCCGCAGTTATTATTGGTTGGAATGAGTTATTTGGTTTTAAGTATCGTTATTGGATTCGTTGCTATTTATATCGGATATTCAGTAGGTAATAGACAATACAGTTAGCTCTCATTCTGATATTTTTAAATTTATAAGTGAGTAAGAGGTTTTTGATATGAAAATAGGTAAATCAATATGGCATGGGATCACTTCAAAGCCTTATAGATTACAATTATTATTTGATATAATACTTTTAATATTATCACCCGTGATCTTCATAAGTATAATTGGATTTGATACTAAAACTCTAGATATGGATGTTTTTATTGTTACATTAGTTATTTTGATTTATATTTACATTACACGTTGGTTTAGCCATTGGTATTGTAAGAAACGTGAAAATAAATAATGCATTTGTGACAATCTGATAAAACTACATTCGCTTTTTTATTATAACTTGCGTTTGTTGTGGTCTAAAAAGAGGGGGCATGGTTTATTAAGATGACGCCCCTTGTTTTTCCTTGCTATTAACCTATAATTTCCTTTTTCTTTATAACCCTAAAAATGTTTAAAACTAAACTAGCAAGGATTGCAATAGCACCACCGATAAATGTCTCGTATACCCTTGATATCGGTAGTAAGTAACTTGGATCATGTAAAAATTGAGTTTCTTCAAGAAGAAGTAGAACAAAAACAGTAATAGAAAATGTTTTTAGTAGATAATTTAAACGAAAAAGTGTTGGAATGAAAAAGACAATAAAAGCTAAAGCTGCTAGGTAAATATAAGTTTCCTTTGATTTTGTTAGGCTAAACATGGAAATAACAAAAATAGCCGCCAATAGGCTTCCTAAAAATCTAAGCAAAGTAACCTTTATTATATGCATTTCTTTTGGGTGGAGTAACATAATAAATGTTAGGGGCGCCCAATAAGGTTTATATAAATTTAGGTAGTCAGGTATTGAAAGGCTTAAAAATAGGAAAAAACTGAACAAAAAAGCGCGTATATATATTTTTTCGTCACTATGATATATTTCTTTTGAAAATAATCCATTTTTAAATGCATGACTTTCAAAGTTTTTATGTTTTAGTAAGCTAAAAATAGTTAGACTAATAGCAATCCCTGAGATATAGGCCATTGGCAGGTCAAGGCTAATAGAGCCAAGTGTTGTCCCCATGGAAGAAAAGATAATCAAAAATGGAAATGTACGATCTAAGTAATCATCTTTTTTATAAAATAGATAATAGCAATATGATAAGATAAATAAGTATATATAAAAATAAACTGTTAGCTTTAGTATAAAACCAATGCCCCCACCAACGATGACCAAGCATAATAAAAAAAACACATAAAAAATATTACTACTATCAGGTTTTGTATCATAAACGATATTAGAAAATAGTGTTGTTAAAAGGCCAAATGTTCCACCAATGACACCAAATAAAAAGAAACAGACAGTTGAATTGACGATTGCAGTAATCAAAAAAACTCCGTTATTTCTAAAACTGATATATTTATTTTTATTACTCATAGCTTTCATATAAGTCACTCATTTTGTCTTTTTTAGTCGTTTTTTATCATATTTTAATTGAATTATATCATAGGCTAATGCATTTTTTATATATTACGATACTTAGAATTTGATGAAATACAGGGATTTAAGATTATAAATATTTGCTCTGAGGAATATGAGGAATATGAGGAATAACAAGTGACGGGCCGGCCACAATCAAACGCCATCTTTCTCATAATCAGAACAGATTGCGAGTAGAATGCTATAAAATTCACAGGATATTGAATAGGATAAATAAGATTAAAATTCCTTTTTCCTCATCTGCAAATTGGCTGCTCACCGATGAAAACTATCTGCTATATCTTAATTGAAACTAATCACTATTAATTTTAGATTAACAGATAATTATACTGCCAGTTTAAGCTGGTCATTTTATTGGTAGTGAAGATAATTTGAGTTTTTTGTTTTATTTGTATTAAATCATATAGTTATGATGTTTTTTTTGGAATGAAACATTTGGTTACATAGTTTAT
It includes:
- the crcB gene encoding fluoride efflux transporter CrcB yields the protein MVAIEILLVGSGGGIGSLLRWWIGRLVGERYHGMFPLSTFIINISGAFFIGFLSRYFAIDWDDRYGTFLQSAILTGLLGGYTTFSSMQLDALKLTQTKQKLLALFYLLLSVLFGLAAAFIGAWLAN
- a CDS encoding CrcB family protein, with the protein product MNIMILVFIGGAIGAISRELLMVSVPTMNNHFPLDIFVANIVASLLLGVVAGLLMRNKISQGMNAFLATGIMGGLSTFSSFVYGVVEIMKSPQLLLVGMSYLVLSIVIGFVAIYIGYSVGNRQYS
- a CDS encoding FUSC family protein, with the translated sequence MKAMSNKNKYISFRNNGVFLITAIVNSTVCFFLFGVIGGTFGLLTTLFSNIVYDTKPDSSNIFYVFFLLCLVIVGGGIGFILKLTVYFYIYLFILSYCYYLFYKKDDYLDRTFPFLIIFSSMGTTLGSISLDLPMAYISGIAISLTIFSLLKHKNFESHAFKNGLFSKEIYHSDEKIYIRAFLFSFFLFLSLSIPDYLNLYKPYWAPLTFIMLLHPKEMHIIKVTLLRFLGSLLAAIFVISMFSLTKSKETYIYLAALAFIVFFIPTLFRLNYLLKTFSITVFVLLLLEETQFLHDPSYLLPISRVYETFIGGAIAILASLVLNIFRVIKKKEIIG